TTCCCccagttggcgcggcgggttggacggtccgggggcgtcgtcgtcgtcgctatcgAGGACGACGACACCgtcctcgtcctcgcgcccacgtttgcgggcggcgatctcctccagggcccggcgctgccggatcaTCTCCTCGCGCAGGTAGTCGTCGCGCGgccaccgcatggcgtcctcgtcggagaagctgcgccgggctatctcttcgtactccggggggaggctggactccaccttgggctcgacgagggcgccggagctgcgggtacgcgcgctgacaggcgtgtcctggggctccggcttgacggggcggaggtggaggcagggagagccgccggacgaggaggaggacaccGGTCTCCATGCGCTTCGGCGttcaggagcttccccggcggcgtgagaaggacgggggagcggggtactcgaggcgcggcgtgttgccgccctcgatgtactcgaggacggactccaacgtgcgcccgggcacgccccaccaccgacacCGCCGGCGGCGTTGaacctgccggagggcacgacgccgttggtggcctcgagctgctcgtcgTGCCGGCGGCGGAAGTACGGCTCCTAGattgggctgtcggggacgtatcgGGGCCCCTCCCTCACCGCACGCGGCAGGGACGAGCGGATgcatgcgatctccgcacgccgcgccgcgccggtgggtaccgGGGGCACTGGCACGCcggcggcgctgatcctccacgcccccgggcacccgcatgtccggcgggaccgggtactcggcctcgaaaaggaggcgagcctcgtcctcgtgcaGATGACGACGCCCGAATCCGTTCGCAGCCGCGCCGTTGCCTGGGAAACGCTCGGCCATGCTTTCTCAACTGGTGACAGCGAGAGGAGGAAAGGGGGAGAAATGAGTGCGTCGTCGGTGGATGATCGGGGTGAGTCTCTCCGGCGCGCTTGCAGTCGGCTTTTATAGGCGGAGACGCCGCGCGGTAGGCTTGGCCGGCGCGTTACGCGTTGCGTGATTGCGTGGCGGCCGAGGGACGCGTCGCccagccttcactgcgccgcccatgaggcatcaatggaggctgaccggcgcggcagctttggcattgattcgccgcgggaaacgaggcgatgaggacgacgaaggggcgaGAAGAGAGTAGAGTCGTTGACGCGGTGGGCCCGCGGctcttcgcgccaaaaacgattcgcccggcgcccccgagcgacccccagcgcaccgggttcgggttgggtccgccggcgccaatttcggtccGAGCCGGCGAAAACTGGGCTCTTGGGGGTGCGACTGGGCcaattttttggcgccggcggacGAAAAAACTCCTGGGGGGCCTTCttgagggcgcggctggagatgccctaagctccTGCAACAGGCTGCACTTGACGTCGGACCgcttgctctctctctcttctctgttgGGAGGCCAGGAGCTATCTGCTCTGAGTCTCTATTCTAGTCTCTAGAGTactcctactcctcctcctccccctactactactactactactactactactactactactactactactactactactactactactccctccagtcctttttactctgcatataagaattgtctcAAGTCAAACTTCGtcaagtttgaccatatttatatgaaaaaatattaacatctataatGTTAAATTTATACAATATGAAAAGTAAAGTCATGATGCATCTAATGTTGTTGTTTTCACATTctaaatatttatatttttttataaacttggtcaaagtttacgaggtttgacttcagacaaattttatatgcgaactaaaaaggaccggagggagtactatctttccctaatatatattatatatattattcattaatttaataataaagcacggattgactccgtggattcatcgtcacaatacgctttttcCTGTGATTTTACGCTTTTAATTTAAATTTAAAacatattcgaggtggtactaagTTTTGTGCGTCAAGGTGTTTTTACAAAAAGATCCATGTGGTTTTTATTATGAATTAACCCGCAGTCATTTTTTTCATCCGTTCCACCCGTCACGGGAAAATCCCCGCATGTATGAACCCACCTCGCTCACCGAGAGCGAGTTCTACCGATTTATATAGGTTTCTATGTAATCTGCAACATCAAGCAAAGCCGTACGGGAATCAGCAAACAACAGCGATCTAAGATAAGAGATAGAGATTTGGGGATCGGGGTACGTATGGTTCGATCGGTGTTGGCCTATGCTTCCGGCCTTACTGGGCTGGTCAGGTGGGCCTAAGCTTCCGGCCTTGCTGGGCTGCGCGAGCTCCCTCTACTAGAAAATAAATAGAGAGGAAATCTTACAAGGGAAATATTTTCTGGACTtagaaaaaaaattagttttttTGGAATTGGTTTGAGGATTTTTTGAAAGATGAAAATTTGGACAAGTTTGAATAAAAATCAAACACGTTTGAATTTAGAAAACTCTTTAGAAATGGGATGGATTTTTGGACAAGTTTGAGTAAAATTAAAAAAAAGATGAATTTAGAAAACCCTTTAGATGGAATCCAAATGGGCTGGAAGATCAACATAAAACCACAGAATTTGCACACCAAATAATGCATACAGTATCTACGTTTAATAATCGTCGACCTTTTATAATTCTCGACTGACGGAAGAAAAAACGACGGATGGACAAGAAACCAAAGATACCCCTATCGAATAAAAATGGACTAAAACACCATTAAACAAGGAAGTCCCATGAAAAGAGACCTGTCAGGTTGGAGGAGCAGAATAATTAGGCCTTAGCTCCAAACAGACTGGACAATGAAGCACATTTGTACTTCATTTTCATTAGATACGAGATTCTGTTAAAAATAAGGGGACGCGTCTAATAAAGGGTCGCGTGTATTCATATAAAAAAGGGGTCGCGTGTATTAATACCACTTCACTGATTTACATAAAATGAATACCAATTTATATATGTCAGCAAGTACACAATGGACAAGCCTTCTTGGAAGTTGAACAAAACATAAGAGGTGCTGGTACCATTTCTAATCTAAGAAAGGAACAAATAAGGACATGTGTGGCAAGCAATAAAAGAGAGGGCATGCaaggaaagaaataaaagagattccCAAATAAAGATCCGATAAATATGGGGATTTGCTGGGCTATATAAAAGAAATATAAGAAAGGACGCATGGCAAGAAATCCGAGGAGATCCGATAAGTATATATGGGATATGTGCGCCATAGGAGAAATGATGTTTCGTCATGCATTAAAAACAGCAAATACTGTTTATGTATTAAAAATACTCTCCATGTATTTTCTTTGATAAATATGTACATGAAAGTATATTCAAGAGTTGCCACAAAAATATTTGCAGACGCCAACATAAATTTTTCACACAGGTTATAAATAACAAGTCAAGTGACCCGTTAGCAGAGGGGTGGGAACTATAAGACAGACAATGTTGACAAACAAAACTGGATGAGCACAGAGGAGGTATGACAAGTTCCAGAGCGATATTTCACGTCGGAGTGAAGCAGGACGAGTTCGGGACCACAACTTGAGGATGAGCTTGAGGCCATGGATCGGAGCTCACGATAGGAATGTTGTTGAACATGCCATAAGTTGGTGATGCTTGAACCGAAAACCGCCCATGATGCATGCATGTCTCCGTATAGTGTGCTAATGTATCATCGTATGTTCTTGTCGTTTTCCTTTACCCACAATAACACATTATTCTGCGCATGTCATGAATAAATGAATTATCGCCAGCCTGTTATGTGCTTTTTAAAGCTACATGCAAGGCGTGTTGAAATAGAAGAGCTGGACTTGTGGAACAGATTCCTAAAATTCTATACCACCTTTTTTAATTAGAAGAGAATGTGATatatttttctcccgttgcaacgcacgggcccttttgctagttaataataaataataataataatttgatTGATTAATTCCGTTTCTCTATCCTTTTTCGCTGGGCCAGTTTGTTTTTGTTGGCCTTATAATAAATAAAGATGGGAGATAGATTGTGAGTCATAATAACAAAACCATCCGCCGATCGCCCGCCTTATCCGTGCTTTGGACTTTTTACTTTTGCTCGTCTTTGCCTTTTTGTGCCCTGCATCTCTCTACATAGACATGATCCCAACCGCGGGAGCTTTTGCTTTTGTTCCTCTCTTTTCTGCTCGGAGCCTTGGTGATCACGGCCTATTTAGTTGGTtgtggtttctctctctctctctctctctctcctgaaaCAAATTAAACATGCTCGAGGTGAGACGATgcattttctttatcttttttgtACATATATCAACAGTACCATACAcaaaacacatgcatgcatgtgtggcaATTCCTTGAAGTTGAAATAGTGCTACTAAGCAAAATGAGGATACTAATCGAGACCACAAGTAAGCAGGCTTTCCCGCGGAAAATAATACGTAACAATATAACAGCATCTATCTAGTTCCCCTAAGTGCTCTACTTCTCGATTACTCTAGTTCCCTACTGAGTCCCCGAGGTCTGCTTCTCAAACTCCTCGACGTATCTCGCAAAGTTGAGGATGATTCTCTTGCCTTCAGGGGTGATGATACTCTCTGGGTGAAACTGGACCCCctgaaagagttacatcatatctaTCAGTTAGTACCATGACAGCCACGGCGTGAAGCATGGAGTCAAGAAATACCTGGATATGCTTGTACTTCTTGTGGCGGGCGGCCATGATAAGTCCATCTTCAGTCCATGCCGTGATTTCCAGTTCGTCGTGTGGGAAGCTTTCCTTCTCAATGACCAAGCTATGATATCTTGCAGCGGTAAAAGGGCTGTCCATGCAAGTGATCGAGGATCATGTCAAATCAAAAGGCTCACTTTGGACAAGTGCCAGACTGAACAAGGAAACAAACACAACTTATTCCCTAATAAAAAAGAAGCTACCCAAGACTAAAATTCTATCATCAATACTAACTGAATATGTTGAAATTTTGACTTGCATGGCACATGCTACAGAATTTCTCAAGACAAAAACAAGTGCTCTAAACAGGTAAACAGAGCCCAACAGCATTCGTAAATCCTAACTATCATAAAAAAAAACAGAAGCAATCATGAGATGTGTGTAATTTAATGTTTGCAATACCGGTGTCGGACTGTCAGTTGACTGTTATGTAATGTAAGCTAGAACCGAAATATCCATGGGATTTACTGAAGTGTTGAGAAATCATACTTTGACAAGCCCTCAAATATGGCCTTTCCTAGAACTTCGTCATAGTGAACTGGGGAGCTTTTTCCATGCATCACACCAGAAGGAACGCGAATAATCTTCCCTGTAAGAAAAAAACATCAGCAAGACAGAAGAACAGGTCATAAAAAACCTTGTTTCCATAGATATAAATCTAACCTCCAAAGCCTCTCCAATGCATTGCAGACCCATGCAAACTCCGAATATTGGGATGGTTGGCCCGAGTTCCAGAACAGTCTGCAATGATATACCTGAATCTTGTGGTACGCCTAAAGAAATATGAATGCAATTGTTAAGTTCAGAAACTTAAAGCAGTTATGAGATTCAAGAAGAGAAACTTACTAGGCCCTGGAGAAATAAGTATTCCTCGTGGCTTCATCCTAGAAGAGATTTTTAAAAAGGAACATCAGCAGCAAAGTTGTAATATATATAACCCCATTAGATGGATCAGACAGAAAATAAATCGTACTTGAACATGTGCCCAGAGAACTATACCTCTTTACGTCCTCTATGGTAAGTTCATCATTACGGTACACCTCAAAATGTACTCCAAGCTCCCCCATATACTGTATCAAACACTCAATTTCAGCAGGACTTGTATTCTCATAGCATGTGTTCATGCCATATTAATGTACACAAATAAACTTAACCATCTCATAAGCATGTGCTTCTGAAGATTTTTTTTCCCATGGCCCATATTATTCTAATATCTAAACAAATTGTTCCTTTATATGCCCCTCATCAAAAACAATTGTTCCTTTATATGTTGTATCGCTCCTTAGTCCTTGCTACATATTTTCTTCAGCAATTGTAAGAGACAACATGCTCAAGACATGCAAACACAATTTTTTTACTATAGCAAACACATTATTTCCAGGAATGTTTTTTcacaacaaaaactaaatacatATCACTACCACTCATGACTGTATGCCTATCATGCTAACTTGGGTGACCTAATCAAGATATACACAGATAATATTTCCCAATAATATACTTTTGTGGTCCCTGTTACATATTAAAATAACCTTTAACAAGTCAATTTTGTCTAATTTAGCGAACCAGTTTaaatgatactccctctgtaaagaaatataagagtgtttagatcactaaagtagtgatctaaacgctcttatatttgtttacggagggagtacatgctataCCGTTGTGTAAGTTTGTTCTGGTAGAAGATTTTCTGTACCATTCTAAATGACAAATACTTGAAAAAGAAGTCACCACTTGAAGATATTCCACTGAATGCATTCTTGATTCTAATTTGGACATTCCAGACAAGGAGTGGTACACCGAAGGGGCACATTGAGAAATGGAAAAATCTTTTAATAGTTCCAAGGAACCAACTTTGTACTTGTAACTAAATTTCCCTTGCGGCATTGGTTACCAATCAGTTATCATCTGTTTTCAACAATTTGTAGGACAAGTACGTAGACATTAACAGAATGTGTAGTACATTCATGCTACTTTTCAAATGTAGAAATACATTTATGTAAGATCTTCAAACAATCACCTATAAAATCATTTGATCTTAGTGCAAAGAATACAGGCGAAACAAAAGTAAATTATAACAGAATCCATGACTTTAACCACTACTTGTGAAACCATATACATATACCTGGCACAGGTTGTAGGTAAAGCTATTGTAGTTGTCGATAACGATGATGGGCTTCTTCACCGGTGCCGGTGCGGTCGACCCGGCGGCAGCGACCACCGGCTTCATGGCCCTCCTACCATTGAGGGCCAACAAGCCTTTCTCAGGACCTGCGGGGGGGTGAGGGAGGGGATCCAATACGGTAGACCCGCGTCAAAATGGAGGCAAAAAACATGGAGCGATTCGTACGACGAGTCGCGGGAAGGCGCGCGAAACCGGTGGCGGGGGATGTCGCCCCAGAGCACAACGCAGTGCCGGTGGTTGCCGGTGAAGAGGCCACGGCGAGGTGGGAGCAGGCCATACcggcgaggagggggaggtgggTTTTGTTTGTGGCAAGGAAGGGGTCAAGAACGGGGGAGAATAGTGTGAGCTGCGTGCTTGGATTCACTGGTTGGGGTCGTCGCGTCGCAGGACGACGGACGCCTCGAGACAGGGAATGGGAGGAGCACGGCGCAGGAACTTCGGGGTAGGACGGAGGTGCGACAGACGGGCAGGTAGGGAGCGGTGCCGGCTAGCCTGGCGGCGAGCCGGCGAGCGGTAGTAGCGGGCGGCGCTGCGGCTAAGGTCGGAAGGAGATGGGCTGGGTTGTGTTACTCTGGCTAGGCCGAAAGCAAAGGAAATGGGCTGCTAGGCAGAGCTGTTGGGTTTTGGTTGTTCGGGCTCGGGCTTGCCCTTGCGTAAGGCCATTGGACCGGGCTCTAGTCCAGTTGGGCTGTGGGGTTATCCTGGAATACACAAACAAGCAGAAAATTTCAGATGTTGACGGAGATGAACGAGATGTTGACAGCGCCGTATGAACGGGAAGAGGTGAAAAAAGCTTTGTTTCAGATGTTCCTTACAAAATCACCGGGGCCGGACGGCTTCCCGGCGCACTTCTTCCAGAGACACTGGGATGTTTGTGGCGTTTCTGTCACTGACGCTATTCTTGGTATTCTTCGGGGAGAGGAAAGTGCGGAATGCATTAATGACACACTCCTGGTCCTAATCCCGAAGGTATccaacccaacacttttatctcAATTTCGTCCCATTAGTCTTTGTAATGTATTTTACAAAATAGCATCAAAGGTGTTGGCTAATCGCTTGAAAGAGATTTTGCCTGAAATAGTTTCTGAGGAACAGTCGGCCTTTGTCCCGGGGAGGATGATCACGGACAATATTATCTCGGCTTATGAGTGCTTACATTTTATAAAGAGAAGTAGGGCGAAAAACAACAGCTACTGTGCACTCaagttggacatgatgaaggcatacGACATGGTTGAATGGAGCTATTTGAGGGCAATGATGGAGAAACTTGGCTTTGCTGCACCTTGGATTTCTGTTGTTATGAATCTGGTGAGCTCTGTTTCTTTTTCTGTTATGTTCAACGGAACTAAATTAGAAGAGTTTAAGCCATCTCGTGGAATTCGGCAGGGAGATCCTATCTCTCCATACCTTTTCTTGTtagcagcggagggcctttcgtgcctattGAAATCTCAAAATCAGTCATCACAGCTCAGTGGAATCAAGGTGGCCCCATCGGCTCCGTCGGTGAACCATCTTTTATTCGCGGATGACAGCCTGCTATTTTTCAGGGCAAGTGTTAATGGAGCGGAGGAGGTATCAAACCTACTGGAAACATATTGTTTGGCAGCAGGACAGAGGGTGAATAGAGAAAAATCTTCTATATTTTTCAGTAAAGGCTGTCCACAGATTGTTCGTGATGCGGTGAAGGGGCATTTGCAAGTACCAAATGAATCTTTAACTGACAAATATTTGGGTATGCCCActgatgtaggtcattcaaaaaagGATACTTTCAAATATATAAGTGATCGCATCTGGGATAAAGTCAAAGGATGGATGGGTAAGATATTATTGGCAGGTGGCAAAGGTGTTTTGATTAAATCAGTTGCACAGGCGATCCCGGTATATTCTATGTCATGTTTTAGGTTGCCACAGGGACTATGCAAACATATTAACAGCATTATCAAGAAATTTTGGTGGGGATGTAAGCAAGGAAAAATAAAACCTACATGGGTTTCTTGGGAAGTGATGACGAGACCCAAGTATTTGGGAGGGCTAGGTTTCCGAGATTTGGAACTTTTTAACCTTGCATTATTATCACGACGGGCGTGGAGGTTGTTGCAGGAGCCTACATCATTGAGTGCTAGGATTCTCAAGGCGAGCTACTATCCAGAAGGGTCTATTTTGCCGGCAGAACTTGGTTCCCGCCCCTCTCAAATTTGGCGGGCAATTCTTGACGGCAGAGAAATCTTGAAACAAGGTATCATCAAGAGGATTGGCAATGGGCAATCAACGGATATTTGGACAGATAATTGGCTACCAAAAGAATCATCACTAAGACCAATTTTATGTCATGTGGCTGATCCTCCATCTAAAGTTCAGAGTTGTTAATTCTAGCTACAGCACAATGGAATGTGAACTACATCCGTAGTGTATTTCTGCCTGTCGATGTGGACACTATTTTGAAAATTCCGTTGTGCACACGGAATATGGAGGATTTTTGGGCGTGGC
The Triticum dicoccoides isolate Atlit2015 ecotype Zavitan chromosome 3A, WEW_v2.0, whole genome shotgun sequence genome window above contains:
- the LOC119266782 gene encoding anthranilate synthase beta subunit 1, chloroplastic-like, translating into MACSHLAVASSPATTGTALCSGATSPATGFARLPATRRPEKGLLALNGRRAMKPVVAAAGSTAPAPVKKPIIVIDNYNSFTYNLCQYMGELGVHFEVYRNDELTIEDVKRMKPRGILISPGPSVPQDSGISLQTVLELGPTIPIFGVCMGLQCIGEAFTGKIIRVPSGVMHGKSSPVHYDEVLGKAIFEGLSNPFTAARYHSLVIEKESFPHDELEITAWTEDGLIMAARHKKYKHIQGVQFHPESIITPEGKRIILNFARYVEEFEKQTSGTQ